TGGACCTTTTACGTTAGTTTCTCCACTAAAATCCCGACTTGCTACCCTTTTAGCTTGATTTTTCAAGTGATGCAACGAGGAGAATACCGGAGAGAGGAGAAAGAGACTAACTCCAGCTCCGATAAAGCTAGCAACGAGTGTCATTCCAACCAAGAAATAAATTTCTTTTTGATCAATCAGCATTCGCTGGACTGCCCAAAAGACCACAAGAATTGTCAGAATGGTAGAGACTAAATAGCCAATTACGATATAACTTTTTAATTTCATTCATTACCTCGCTTTCTCAATCTTGTAGCCAAGCCCCCAAACTGTTTTGATAACTGGAGTATTGGAACTCGCGTGTTTGACCAACTCCTGTCTCAAAGCATGGATGTGAACATTCAGAGTGTTGGTGTCATCGACATACTCTTCTTGCCATACTTTTTCATAGAGTTCGGTTTTTGAAAAGACCCGCTCAGGATTGCTTGCCAAGATCCAGAGGAGTTCAAAAGATTTGACAGTTAAGTCTAAAGACTCTTGTCCGATATGAACTTCGTGATTGGCATGGTTTATCCGTAAATCCCCTAGTTCAATCAGTTCAGTTCCCCCACTGCGGTGAATTCTGCGAAAAATATTATGAACTCGCAACACCAACTCACGAGGACTAAACGGTTTTGTAATAAAATCATCCGCTCCCAAACTTAAGCCGTAAATCTTGTCTTGGTCACTAATCTTGGCAGTGATAAAGAGAAAAGGTTGATCAGGGGATAAATATTGGACTTCGCTGATAAAATCATAGCCATCCATTTTAGGCATCATGATATCTGTGATGATTAGATCTACTGGTTTTTTCTGAAAAATTTCTAAACCTTCTAGCCCGTCATGGGCAACCAATACTTGATATCCTGCCTGGATTAGGTATCGTTTTTGAATATCTATAATTTCAATCTCATCATCCACGAGTAAAATTGTCTTTTCCATTCCTATTCCCCTTATAAAAACAGCGTTATACTTGGATTTAGTATAACACTATTTTTACTAATTTTTAAATGATTTGAATTTTAATTGTCTCGTTTAGCTTTTACACCAAGAAGGCTAAGTACACCAGCTAAGACAAGACCAAAGATTCCGATAGTTGCTGTATTAGACTTAACTTCACCGGTATTTGGTAACATACCTTTATCACTTTTCTTCATTTGTTCAACTTTTTGACCTTGACCTGGTTGGTTCACTTTCATATTTTCCATACCATGATTCATTCCCATCATTTCTGATTTCATGTCTTTTTCAGCATCCATTCCAGCTTGGTTGTCTTGAGTAGTCATATCTTTATCATGCAATTGAACCATTATTTGTCGTGTCACTACAACATTTGTCAAATCTGGTTTGCCGTCTTTAGCGCCGTAAACTTTAACGGTTGCCTGGTATGTTTGTGTGCCGTTAGCACGAAGTTGGTCGAGAAGGGCTTGACCTTCTTTACCACTTGTGTTACCGTTCAAATCTACTTCGTAGAAATATTGACCTTTTGCCAAACCTTCAAGTGGAAGAATTGCTGCATTTCCTGCTGTTCCATTGTCCGACCATGGAGCCTTGTCGGCTGCTTTGAGCAAGAGACGAGTTAACATACCATCACCACCGAAAGCTTCGTAAGGAATCACTTGGTTAACACCTGCCAAGAATGGACCAGGAACATTTGCTTTTTCAAGGTAGCTAGCTGGAACATCTGTGCTGTCTTTAACGTTGTCAGCTACTGCTTTTTTAACTTGGTCAGCAGGAACTATGCCATTCAAGTTCACGTCAATCATTCGTGTCGCTACAACATTTGTCAAATCTGGTTTGCCGTCTTTAGCGCCGTAGACTTTAACGGTTGCTTGGTAGGTTTGTGTGCCGTTAGCACGAAGTTGGTCGAGAAGAGCTTGACCTTCTTTACCACTTGTGTTGCCGTTCAAATCTACTTCATAGAAATATTGACCTTTTGCCAAACCTTCAAGTGGAAGAATTGCTGCATTTCCTGTTGTTCCATTGTCCGACCATGGAGCCTTGTCGGCTGCTTTGAGCAAGAGACGAGTTAACATACCATCACCACCGAAAGCTTCGTAAGGAATCACTTGGTTAACACCTGCCAAGAATGGACCAGGAACATTTGCTTTTTCAAGGTAGCTAGCTGGAACATCTGTGCTGTCTTTAACGTTGTCAGCTACTGCTTTTTTAACTTGGTCAGTACTAGTTACCATTTCTTCCTTAGCAACTGGACTTTCTCCCTTAGGTGCTGGAGCCATTTCAGGAGTTTCTGCTCCTGATTTAGGCATTTCAGTCACTTCAGCTTTAGAAGTTTCTTCCATTTTTTTAGCAGTTTCAGGATCAGTAGTTTTTGTTTCTACAGGCATTTCTTCTTTAGCAGGAGCTTCTGTAGTTCCTACTTCTTTCTTAGAGTCCATAGGAAGCTCAGTAGCTTTCTCTGGCATATCACTAGTTTTCTTGACTTCTTTAGGCATGTCTTTCTCAGTTTGGACAACTGGCATTGCCGTAGGTTTCACTTGATCTGCACGAACTGAAGCTGGTTGACCAGCTAGGACAAAGAAGCCACTAGCCACAACAACTGAAGCTACACCGACACTGAGACGGCGAATAGACCAGCGAGTATATCTTTGATTGGGATTGAATTTCATAGGATTCTCCTTTGATATGTTTTTGATGATTTAAGTATAATCTCCTAAAATTAAAAAGGATTAAGAAAAAGTTAAAATTTTTCTTAAATCCTTCTTATAAATTACTTATATCGAACATATGCCTCTACAAAAAAAGAAAAAAGAGAAGCTAGTTCTCTTTTTAATCACTTAATTCAACCAAGGTATCCAAATATTGGTTATTAATCACCGCCATGATGTAGGTATCGGCTTTTAAAAGGTCATTTGGTCCAAATTGAACATCTAAGGGAGCATTTTCGTAGTCACGAAAGCCAAGGATATTGAGATTGTATCGTCCTCGAAGGTCTAGTTGGCTTAGGCCCTTGCCTGCCCACGACTGTGGAATTTTCATCTCGACAATCGAGACATTTTTATCCAACTGAAAAACATCAACGCTGTTATTAAATAAAATAGTCTGCGCCAACGAACGACCCATCTCATATTCTGGTGAAATGACTGAATCCGCGCCAATTTTTTCAAGGACTTTTTTTGCTGTATGGCTTTTAACCTTAGCAATAACAGTTGGTACTCCTAGACTCTTGCAATGCATGACTGCAAGCACACTAGATTCTAAATTTTCCCCAGTTGCCACCACAACTGTATCGCAGGTATCAATTCCTGCTGAGAGCAAGAGCTCTTCATCGGTAATATCTCCAACCACTCCACGTACCAAGACTGGTTCGAACTGATTGATTCGCTCCTCATGGTCGTCAATGGCGATAATATTTATATCATGCTGAGCGAGAGCGGTAAGTACACTACTCCCAAAAATACCTAAACCTAAAATTCCAATTGTCCGATCTGACATAGTTTATCCTTTCTTATCCTATGGTAATATCTGCTTTCATATAGTGGATCATATCTTTCTTATCTGGTTGATACTCAGCCAAACTAACTAATAGCGTCAGTGGTCCAATTCGTCCGATAAACATCAGTAGCATGATAATGCTAAGAGCTAATCTACCTAACTCTGGTGTCAGATTGGCAGTCACTCCGACCGTGGCAAGCGCTGAAATTGTCTCGAACATGATGTAGATAAAGCGCGGATTCCCTTCTGCGGTTACCCCTAACAGGATCAAGCCCAGAAAGAAAGTTAGCAAGAAGATAATAAAGACACTGAATGATTTTTGGACTGTCCTAGGTAAAATTGTTCTCCAAGCTACATTGGCATGGGGTAATCCTAAAAGTTCACTGCGTGCAAAGACCAATAATACAAAGAAGGTTGTGATTTTAAGCCCCCCGGCTGTTCCACCAGGCGCCCCACCCAGAAACATCTGCAAAATATAGATCATCAAGGTAACAGGCCTAGCCTGAGTAAAATCAATAGAAGCAAAACCCGCCGTTCTCATGCTAACTGTTTGGAAAAAACTGACTAGCAATTTATCAGGGATGCTGAGATTCCCAATCGTTCCCGGATTGTTCCACTCTATCAAGAGGGTTGAAACTGTTCCAGTAAATAAAATTCCTGCTGTCAAGAAGAGAACCAACTTGGTATGGAAGCGAAGCCGACGTTTTTTCTTGCTCAACTGCGTGGCCAGGTCAAACCAAACCATGAACCCTAGACCACCTGTGATGATCAAAGCAGCAAGCACTAGATTAATCAAAGGATCAGTTTGAAAAGCTACTAAACTTGTACTTCCAAAATTATCAAAACCAGCATTACAGAAAGCTGAAATAGCTACGAAGATAGAGGTAAAAATTCCTCGACCCCAACCAAATTCAGGAACAAAACGAAAACTTAAAAGAAAAGCTCCTAGCCCTTCAATGAGAAAAGTCGTCAAGAAAATCGAACGTATGAAAACCATTAAAGACTGAGTTTCTCCATAATTAAAGCTCTCCAGAATTGTTTCACGGCTACGAAGACTTAGCTTATGCTTACTTTGAATATAAAAGACCCCTATAAAGGTCATGAGACCCAAACCACCAATCTGGATCAAAAACATACAGATTAACTGACCCCAGATGTTATATGTAGTAGCTACTGGTTGAGTAAAGAGTCCCGTCACACAGACCATGGATACTGCTGTAAAGAGATGGTCGAAATAGGTCGCTTGGGAGCTTGTTGCTTGCACAAATGGCAGACTCAAAAGGAAAGAGCCTGCGAAAATAACCAAAGCAAAACTTAAAAAAATTCGACGAGCAGGTGATAAACGTCCCAAGGTCGTGTTTATTTTTTCCGAAAATGATTTGAATAACATAGTTACATTGTACCATAAAAACAATTAAAGCAGTCACATATGACTAACGATTTCAAGACAGAGTTCTAAGGCCTTGTCAAAAGCTTCTGAACCCCAATCGCGGCTATCATAATTTTCTAAATCCGCTAGAGAGTCGGCTGTAAATAGAAGTTGTCCCCAAACGACTCCTCGAAGCTGGGCAACTGCTGCAAGAGCTGCACACTCCATCTCCACAACTGCACAGCCTTCTTCCTTACGATAGGCAACTTTTTCAGCCGTTTCTCGGTAAAAACCATCTGTCGACCAAGTCATGACCTCCTCGTAAGGAATGCCTAGTTGTTCCAAGACTTGCTCAATGGCAGAGATAGCCTCAATCTGCATCTCCATATAACGAGAAGGCGCTGCATAGTGGTAGCTGGCCCCCTCATCTCGCAGAGCGCGAACAGGGACGAGAAAGGCATTTTCCTCTATATCGGCTAGGACTCCACAAGTACCAGTGGAAATGATTTGCTCCACACCATAGCCAATCAACCAATCCATAAACTGGGCCGCTGGAGCGGAACCGACAGGCGCTTGGGCAAGACACACTTTTTCACCTTTGTAGTCCATGACATAAACCGGGTAGGTCTTAGTGGCAGAAACAAACTCCCCTACGCAATCTGCTTCTACTTCCTGAGCATAGCGGTCAATCTCTTCTTCCAAAAATGCATAGATGCACTTCTTTGGTAACTGTAAATCCAAGCCTTCGTGATTCGGCATGATGACTGCCTGAGGATTATCGTCAAACTCTAAAATAGGAATAGCATGTTTTTGAATCATAGAATACCTCCTCTAAATTTTTACTATTATAACAAAAGCCAAACGAAAGTCAAGACGGGAGGCTAAGTCAAATCATAAAAAACCTACCTTAAGTAGGAAACAACAATTAAATGCTTTTTCCTCTACTAACAAAATTGCTAAAACTTAGGAATTAGTTTATAATAGATTGAATTTAAAAAAGGAGAAATCTTATGAAATTCTATTCATATGACTATGTTCTAAGCCAGATTAGTCAACAGAATTGGACCATGATGATTGTGTCGACGCTCTTAGTGATTGTGACTGGATTCTTTGCATTTAAGGCTTTCAAAGATAAAAGAGGGAGTAAGTTCCGTGAATTATCGCTCATTTCTATTTTGACGTTAATTGCTTTTGTATTGATTAGCATTACGAATCTTCAAAACAACCAATCCAATGATAATCAATTTCGTAGTTCCTTGCACTTCATCGAAATTGTATCAAAAGAGTTAGGTGTTGATAAGAAAAATGTTTATGTCAACACATCAGCAGTGACTGATGGGGCGATTATTAAGGTTGGCAACAATTTTTATCGTGCCATTAGCGGGACTGACCAAGATAGCTATTTATTAGAAAAAATGGAACTCTATAAATCAGATGTTGAACTCGTGGAGGTTGAAAAATGATAAGCTTTTTTGCTACGATTGCAATTAAATTAGCCTTGGGGCTACTTTCTCTTGTTTTTGTTATTAACGTAACAGGTAAAGGAAATTTAGCACCAAGTTCTGCAGTAGATCAAATCCAGAACTTTGTTCTCGGGGGTATTATCGGTGGGGTTATCTACAATAGTTCTATCACCATCATCCAATACATTGTTATCCTTATCATCTGGACTATTCTCATCCTGCTCCTTAAATGGTTGAATACCAATATTTCCTTTTTCAAACACTTAATTGACGGGAAACCAACTATTATCATAAAAAATGGAACATTAGATCCTGAAGCCTGTCGTTCAAAAGGTCTAGCTGCTGCAGATGTTGCTCTTAAATTGCGCGCTCAAGGAATTTTCCAATTGAAGGATGTCAAGAGAGCTGTGATTGAGCAAAACGGACAACTAATTGTCGTAAGAATGGGTGACGAAAATCCTAAGTACCCAGTCATCACAGACGGTGTTGTCCAAGTTGAAATCCTAGAAACCATTGGCAAAACTGAAGAGTGGTTAATGGATGAGTTAAAACAAGAAGGTTTTGAAGAAGTCTCTAATATATTTATCGCTGAATATGATAAAGGCCAGTTGAATGTTGTAACCTATTAAAAAATAAACTGATGCTTTTCGTATCAGTTTTTTGCTTTTTAGCATAAAAGGGTATATACTTAATTAGTATCTGATGTAATTTAGATAATACAAAAAAATAACGGAGGTATACCCCATGTCAATCGAAGAAAAATTCAACCAAACTAAAGGTTCTGTTAAAGAAGGTTTTGGTAAACTAACTGGCGATACAAAAACTCAAGCAGAAGGAGCTGCAGAAAAGGTAGCTTCAAAAGCTAAAGAAGTTGTCGAAGATGCTAAAGAAGCTGTCGAAGGTGCAGTATCTGGCGTAAAAAACATCTTTAAAAAAGACGGAGAATAATTTCTAATACGATAAGCACTCTTATTCCACAAGCTTAGAAAAGCATTGGAATAAGGGTGCTTTTTTTGCTCTTTCAAGCATCAGAAAAGTACCCTTTGAGGTGCTTGATTTAGCTTGATCTTATTAATGGAGTAGGCTAGCTAGTATGTATAAGAGATAGAAGAAACTTTATCTCCTCTTCCTTTTTCCCCAACAAAAAAATCTCCCTTCTCTTTCGAGAAAAGAGATTTTTTTATGGTTGTCCACCAGGGGCTGGACCGCCAGGGCCTCCATTTCCTTGAGGGCCACCGCCAGGTGCCCCTCCGCCTCCAGGCATAGAATTGACAATCTCAGTTTGTTTTTCACCATTGAGATAGATATCTCCGCCTGTGTAGGTCGCTGTTCCATCAAAGTCAAAACCAGTTTGACCAGTCATTTTGATGGTTCCTCCATTAACTGTAATATTACCATTTGAGTCAATTGGATCCGTGTCCCCTTGACCAACTTCAACCGTCAAGTTCCCACCATTCATAGTGAAGAAAATTTCACTTTGTTGAGCATTTTTGTTGGCTGCATTGACACCATC
The window above is part of the Streptococcus sp. Marseille-Q6470 genome. Proteins encoded here:
- a CDS encoding DUF3290 domain-containing protein; this translates as MKFYSYDYVLSQISQQNWTMMIVSTLLVIVTGFFAFKAFKDKRGSKFRELSLISILTLIAFVLISITNLQNNQSNDNQFRSSLHFIEIVSKELGVDKKNVYVNTSAVTDGAIIKVGNNFYRAISGTDQDSYLLEKMELYKSDVELVEVEK
- a CDS encoding CsbD family protein; this translates as MSIEEKFNQTKGSVKEGFGKLTGDTKTQAEGAAEKVASKAKEVVEDAKEAVEGAVSGVKNIFKKDGE
- a CDS encoding TrkA family potassium uptake protein, coding for MSDRTIGILGLGIFGSSVLTALAQHDINIIAIDDHEERINQFEPVLVRGVVGDITDEELLLSAGIDTCDTVVVATGENLESSVLAVMHCKSLGVPTVIAKVKSHTAKKVLEKIGADSVISPEYEMGRSLAQTILFNNSVDVFQLDKNVSIVEMKIPQSWAGKGLSQLDLRGRYNLNILGFRDYENAPLDVQFGPNDLLKADTYIMAVINNQYLDTLVELSD
- a CDS encoding fibronectin-binding SSURE repeat-containing protein, with amino-acid sequence MKFNPNQRYTRWSIRRLSVGVASVVVASGFFVLAGQPASVRADQVKPTAMPVVQTEKDMPKEVKKTSDMPEKATELPMDSKKEVGTTEAPAKEEMPVETKTTDPETAKKMEETSKAEVTEMPKSGAETPEMAPAPKGESPVAKEEMVTSTDQVKKAVADNVKDSTDVPASYLEKANVPGPFLAGVNQVIPYEAFGGDGMLTRLLLKAADKAPWSDNGTTGNAAILPLEGLAKGQYFYEVDLNGNTSGKEGQALLDQLRANGTQTYQATVKVYGAKDGKPDLTNVVATRMIDVNLNGIVPADQVKKAVADNVKDSTDVPASYLEKANVPGPFLAGVNQVIPYEAFGGDGMLTRLLLKAADKAPWSDNGTAGNAAILPLEGLAKGQYFYEVDLNGNTSGKEGQALLDQLRANGTQTYQATVKVYGAKDGKPDLTNVVVTRQIMVQLHDKDMTTQDNQAGMDAEKDMKSEMMGMNHGMENMKVNQPGQGQKVEQMKKSDKGMLPNTGEVKSNTATIGIFGLVLAGVLSLLGVKAKRDN
- a CDS encoding response regulator transcription factor encodes the protein MEKTILLVDDEIEIIDIQKRYLIQAGYQVLVAHDGLEGLEIFQKKPVDLIITDIMMPKMDGYDFISEVQYLSPDQPFLFITAKISDQDKIYGLSLGADDFITKPFSPRELVLRVHNIFRRIHRSGGTELIELGDLRINHANHEVHIGQESLDLTVKSFELLWILASNPERVFSKTELYEKVWQEEYVDDTNTLNVHIHALRQELVKHASSNTPVIKTVWGLGYKIEKAR
- a CDS encoding potassium transporter TrkG, which codes for MLFKSFSEKINTTLGRLSPARRIFLSFALVIFAGSFLLSLPFVQATSSQATYFDHLFTAVSMVCVTGLFTQPVATTYNIWGQLICMFLIQIGGLGLMTFIGVFYIQSKHKLSLRSRETILESFNYGETQSLMVFIRSIFLTTFLIEGLGAFLLSFRFVPEFGWGRGIFTSIFVAISAFCNAGFDNFGSTSLVAFQTDPLINLVLAALIITGGLGFMVWFDLATQLSKKKRRLRFHTKLVLFLTAGILFTGTVSTLLIEWNNPGTIGNLSIPDKLLVSFFQTVSMRTAGFASIDFTQARPVTLMIYILQMFLGGAPGGTAGGLKITTFFVLLVFARSELLGLPHANVAWRTILPRTVQKSFSVFIIFLLTFFLGLILLGVTAEGNPRFIYIMFETISALATVGVTANLTPELGRLALSIIMLLMFIGRIGPLTLLVSLAEYQPDKKDMIHYMKADITIG
- a CDS encoding nucleoside phosphorylase, whose amino-acid sequence is MIQKHAIPILEFDDNPQAVIMPNHEGLDLQLPKKCIYAFLEEEIDRYAQEVEADCVGEFVSATKTYPVYVMDYKGEKVCLAQAPVGSAPAAQFMDWLIGYGVEQIISTGTCGVLADIEENAFLVPVRALRDEGASYHYAAPSRYMEMQIEAISAIEQVLEQLGIPYEEVMTWSTDGFYRETAEKVAYRKEEGCAVVEMECAALAAVAQLRGVVWGQLLFTADSLADLENYDSRDWGSEAFDKALELCLEIVSHM
- a CDS encoding DUF421 domain-containing protein, which codes for MISFFATIAIKLALGLLSLVFVINVTGKGNLAPSSAVDQIQNFVLGGIIGGVIYNSSITIIQYIVILIIWTILILLLKWLNTNISFFKHLIDGKPTIIIKNGTLDPEACRSKGLAAADVALKLRAQGIFQLKDVKRAVIEQNGQLIVVRMGDENPKYPVITDGVVQVEILETIGKTEEWLMDELKQEGFEEVSNIFIAEYDKGQLNVVTY